One Triticum dicoccoides isolate Atlit2015 ecotype Zavitan chromosome 5B, WEW_v2.0, whole genome shotgun sequence genomic window carries:
- the LOC119306569 gene encoding uncharacterized protein LOC119306569: MAFADTTARRLLRGAGGGVAQGIAADAVGMSFGLDGLWQLIVGLFASVAHLLVLPFEVLGHWLQAAIAAVAHLVAQPFEALWHLLQSAAAGVSFCFSSLVAALGSAAHALAVPFEALWHLLQSAAAGVSLFFSNLVAAFGSAAHALAVPFETLWQWLQAAPASISFAFHGLGRVIHGCFANLVAAVWSAAHALVEPFEALWQWLQAAAAGVSSGFDGFWEHMQGIFTGLPAALASAAHSLVLPLESFWRWVQNAVGGMGLDLAGFWPLVQRFVDTAASKAHELVPALEAFWRWLKDAAVVALPYVVAIAAVVCVAALVWYCYQVVAALVCHCWQFLCTAAVQVAPALGLVLCFFRDCLIGVATWVVLSCTRVTMVGPGAAGALISRPAFAANPRLYFKILRLAGPVVAVAVFSSSPVAWVVGAAVGVLFSL; the protein is encoded by the coding sequence ATGGCCTTCGCTGACACAACAGCACGGAGGCTCCTGCGCGGCGCAGGCGGCGGTGTGGCCCAGggaatcgccgccgacgccgttggcATGAGCTTCGGCCTCGACGGCTTGTGGCAGCTCATCGTCGGCCTGTTCGCGAGTGTGGCTCACCTGCTCGTCCTGCCATTCGAGGTGCTCGGGCACTGGCTGCAGGCGGCCATCGCCGCCGTGGCCCACCTGGTCGCCCAGCCGTTCGAGGCGCTCTGGCACTTGCTGCAGTCCGCCGCCGCCGGCGTGAGCTTCTGCTTCAGCAGCCTCGTTGCCGCGCTCGGGAGCGCAGCCCACGCTCTGGCGGTGCCGTTCGAGGCGCTCTGGCACCTGCTGCAGTCCGCCGCCGCCGGCGTCAGCTTATTCTTCAGCAACCTCGTCGCTGCGTTCGGTAGCGCAGCCCATGCTCTGGCAGTGCCGTTCGAAACGCTCTGGCAGTGGCTCCAGGCCGCCCCCGCAAGCATCAGTTTCGCCTTCCACGGCCTGGGACGAGTCATCCACGGCTGCTTCGCCAACCTCGTCGCCGCGGTCTGGAGCGCGGCCCACGCTCTGGTGGAGCCGTTTGAAGCGCTCTGGCAGTGGCTCCAGGCCGCGGCCGCCGGTGTCAGTTCCGGCTTCGACGGCTTCTGGGAGCACATGCAGGGCATCTTCACCGGCCTCCCCGCCGCGCTCGCCAGCGCTGCCCACAGCCTCGTCCTCCCATTAGAGTCTTTCTGGCGGTGGGTGCAGAACGCCGTCGGCGGCATGGGCCTCGATCTGGCCGGCTTCTGGCCGCTCGTCCAGCGCTTCGTCGACACGGCCGCGAGCAAGGCCCACGAGCTCGTCCCGGCCTTGGAGGCGTTCTGGCGGTGGCTCAAGGACGCTGCCGTCGTCGCGCTCCCTTACGTGGTGGCCATCGCCGCGGTCGTTTGCGTCGCGGCGCTGGTCTGGTACTGCTATCAGGTCGTCGCGGCCCTGGTCTGTCACTGCTGGCAGTTCCTGTGCACCGCCGCCGTGCAggtcgcgccggcgctcggcctggTCCTCTGCTTCTTCCGGGACTGCTTGATTGGCGTCGCCACGTGGGTCGTGCTGTCCTGCACCAGGGTTACCATGGTCGGCCCGGGCGCCGCCGGCGCGCTGATATCACGGCCTGCGTTCGCGGCGAACCCGCGGCTCTACTTCAAGATCCTCCGTCTGGCTGGCCCCGTCGTGGCCGTTGCCGTCTTCAGTTCGAGCCCCGTCGCCTGGGTAGTCGGAGCGGCGGTCGGCGTCCTTTTCAGCCTCTGA